The following nucleotide sequence is from Barnesiella viscericola DSM 18177.
GATTGGTTATGCTTGGGCAAATGCGCCTTCCCCGCACCGAGGGGACGGAGGCTTCTTCCCGCTTTTTGTTTTTCAGGGATTTAATCAATAATATCGGGGGGAAGCTTCTTTTTTTCACCCAAAGTATCATCATGCCACAAGGACCGAAACGAGGGGTATTACCTTTACCCCAAAATTTTCAGTCCTATGAAATCAAGATTTACTTTTAACGGAATAAGACGTGCAACCTCACCGGCTTCGGCCCAACCCGGCGACTGCTTGTCAATCGTCAATTTGAAACAAAAATCGGGGAGTCTCGTGCCCGCAGGTTCGCCCGAAGTATACTACAAGATGAATGACCCCGACTGCCGACTACTCTATATACACAACTGTTACGATGGGGAGCACTACATCTCGGCCGACCAGAATCTTCTATACCATGAGGCCTTTGCCGACAAGGAGACCCAAGAGTTGACCAAGATATCCGAGAAGATACTTGTACTGGAATCACCGGTTACCTCGATTCAGTCAATAGGCAACACGCTCATTGTTGTCTGCTCGGAGAAGGTATATTACCTGCTCTATAAGAATAACGCCTATTCAAACCTGGGGGAGAGACCCGAGATTCCCGAAATTTCGTTTTATCCCTACACCAAATACACCGATGCCTATAACGTGAGCGAATATACCTTTATGAAAGGCTATAACACGCCTACACGCCTCGATACCGAAGACATCAACTATTTCAACACGGCCTACTACAACGCCTTTTTCCAGCTGCAAGAAAAGGCCTGGGACCGATATTATTTCGTGCAGCCTATTCTCATACGCTATGCGCTGAAACTGTATGACGGCAGCTACCTGTATGCCTCGTCGCCCGTCATGCTGGCTCAGCCCGACCCCATACAGCCTTGCAGAATGAGCATTCGGTTGAAAAATTCGAATGAACTCTGTACGGGCTCTTCCCAAGGACAAATCATCGCCGGCAATTACAGCATCAGCTATTTTGTACATAGTATAAACCTCAATGACTGGTCCGACATCGTGAAGAGCATCGACATCTATGCGACTCCCGAAGCTACGATTTTTGAACCCGACCAGAAACAGCAGGGGTTGACCTATAAAATCAACCGCACCGAATCGAACGGAATTGTTTCCTTCGTCCTTAACGGTGACATTTCATTTCTGGATCAAGAGACTATTCAGAAGCGATACTTGCAGAGCCCGCTCTTCTACAAGATTGCCTCCATCGAAAATTATACCGAGTTGGAAATCGGACATTCCTACGACATTGACAACAAGATTCGGCCCGATATGCTGGTGCACGAAGAGGTTCTCTCGCCCGACAATACCACCTTGCTCTCCACCGGGGCTCAGGTGAGCTATGTATACAACAAGCGGCTCCACCTGGCTAACCTGACCCGGAAACTGTTCCCGGGATTTCCATTGAGCCTGTTCAGGGCCGACCAAAGATATACCGGTGTGGCTACCGCCTACATCGTCACCTATCTCAAAACCGAACGCGGTGAGAGCCGTGTTGTCTGGAGCGGACAACTGAATTTCTACGGCGTCAACTTCTCCCCACTCCTCTCCTATCCCGACAGCAATGCCTACCAGATGGATATTGTCGTGAAATATGGAACGATGATTTACCGGGGTTCTTTCCCGCTTACCCCTTCGGAGTATGAGAATCGGGCCGACTATCTCGAACCCTCATTAACTCCCATTGTCTTAAAATCCGACCCCTCGGGAGGCTCCTCGCTGGTCGTTCCACAGCCCGAGAACGATACCTATCTGCAAAACAACATCTTACGGGTATCGAAGCCAGAGAATCCTTTCAGCTTCCCGGCCGAACTGACCTATGCCATCTCCAACAAGGATATTATCGGCATTGCAACCGTCACCTCGGCGCTGTCGGAGGGACAATTCGGCGAATTTCCCCTCTATCTGTTTACCGAAGAGGGTATCTGGGCCTTACAAAACGGATCGGGTGAGACTTGCTATGGGTTGCAGCACCAACTGAGTCGAGAACCCCTCTCGAAAGATTATCCCATCATACCTCTCGAAGAGGCTGTCGTGTTTACCTCAAACAAAGGACTTTCCTTTCTTCAAGGCGCCACGGTGCAATCACTCTTGTCTTTCGATGAAATCATTTACGAGGACAATAATCTCGTGAAGTTTCAGGACATCAGTGAAACCCTTCTGTTGTCGACTTACGACAGTACACCGCTTAGCCAATATATAAAAAAGAGTATCATGGCTTATAATTCGCTCGATAAAGAGTTGATTTTCTGCCAACCCGGGCAGCAATACTCTATCGTCTTGTATCTACCCACCCTCTATATGTACCGCACGACTCAAACTTATACCTCTTTCCTCTCCGATGCCAGCCATCTGTTGGGACAAAATCAGTCGGGGGTAGTCTATAATTTGAGGGAAAAGGCAACCTCCTTTAATCAGGAAGTGTCGATTCTCTCTCGTCCCATCTCGTTTCAAAGTGATACCTTACAGCGATGGCGAGAAATTTCATTACGAGCCTACAATTCCATACAGAATGTTGTACTCTCCCTGTGGGGGGGACATGATCCCGAAGATGCATTCACATGCGTGGGGCAAATATCATGTTCCCAGGCATTATCCGGCAGAGTGACCCTGCGGGTCACGGGACCAGCCTACAAATATTACAGGATTCTAATGACCGGCATTGTATCGAGCGACTTTCACCTAGATGCCGTCGATGTGATTTTCAACCTCATCGACCACCCCTACCGATTGCGATGAGACCATCATTATTTCACCAGCGACAACCGTATGGAGATACCGTAGTTGCTGTTGGTGATAGGATAGGACGACGAGGATACCAACGGCGTGTTTATCTGGTGGTCGAAGTAAGCCCCCACGGTGATGCGCTTGCTCAACACATAGTTAGCCGTGAGCTCAATCATCGTGCTGCGGGTGCCGCTGGTGGCCTGGGTAAAGTTCTGCTCGATACGGCGGATAAGAGCCTGGTTCTTCCGGAAGGAGAAATCGGCATTGATAGTCAGGTCGTTGCTGACACCCGTTTGCGAGCCCCGTAGTTTAAGTATCGTATTGAAATTGGCGATCTTGTATCCGGCCCCGATGGTAAAGTCGGTCGTGGTTGCCTCGACTATCTGCCCGGCTGCCGAGTTGAGCGTGAGGGTGCGCGAATCGTTGTAGCGAATGTTTCCGGTGATGTTGTTCTTCAACGTGACCGAAAGCCCGATAAGGGGGGCAAACTTCTCGGTAATCATCACCGACGAGATGTCGTAGGGCGACGAGGGTATGGGGTTACCCGACAACTCGTCGCGAATGAATCCGAAATCGCCGTCGGAGCTCACCCAGTTCAGATAGGACGAGAAGGAGCCCACCGAGTAGGTACACTGGTAGGTATGCGACAGGGTGAATGCCTTGAAATGTTTCTTGATCAACGGTATCTGCATGAGTCCGTCGTAGGTGATGCGCCAGTTGGGCAGGATTGCCGCCAGCGAGGGGAAGGGCGACAGCCCCACCTTGTTGGCATCGATACCCGAATAGGCTGCCAGGAAGGCGGGTATCATCACATCGGCCGAGCTGCGGTTTACCCCGCCGTTGGCCGAGTTGTAGGGCGTACCGGCCAAACTGGTCGACGAGATGAAGCCTTTGTTGGGATAGTTGCCCAACGAGGCATACTGCGCTTCGAGGCGGGCGGCTATGATTTCGCGGTTTTTGAGGAACTCGTTAAAGGCCTTTGAAGCATAACCGTCTTTCGACGAACTGCTGCGGAAGGCGGTCTTCAAGGCGATGTGCGTCTTGGTGTAGCTACCGCCCCGGGTCGTGGGCATATCGGCATACATGAACTGCATCTGCGAGCTGCGCGTGTCGGTGCGGTTACCGGTGAGGTTGATCTTCAACCCGCGTATGGGTTCGAGAGCAACTTCGATATTGAACTCCTCGGTGCGCCCGATTACGGCCGGACTGATCTGGGTCGAGTCGCACAACAGCCAGCCGCGCTCCTTGGCCCGATAAACATAGCTCTCATCGGTAAACCCGAAGGCAAAGTCGAGACCGGGCGACATGGGTCCGTAGGAGGTGGACTGCCCGAAGATGTCGCCGATGTTGGGCGAGAAGAGAGGCAACGAGGTGGTGTTGGTTTTGCGGTAACGCACACTGGCATTGCGCACCATCATCAACCCGCGCAACGAATACTCGGCAGCCTCTTTCCAGAAGTTGGGCTTCTCCTTGCCGGGCGTAATCACGATGTTGAGACGCTGGGTACCCCGGTCGAGAATCATCACGCTGTTGGCATCGATGACTTTGGTGCGCACGACTACCCGCTTGCCGGCATCATTACGGGCTACTACCTTCACCTTCTTGTTGTTGAGGTTGTGCCGCAAGGTCACCGTGGTGTCCTCGCGCAACATGATGGTGCGCTCGAACTTGCGCTCCTTCTTCTTGGTAGTCATTGACCGGTTGCTCGACGAGAAACGGCGGTTTATCTTTTGCAGGTATTTTGACTTGTTGTAAAGTTGCTCGAAGTTGAAGCGGCCGTCGAGGCTCATCTGCCCTTGATTGTTGACGGTGTTGCCCAACTCGATGTCGCTCGAAATCTGAGCACCGCGATCCCACGTATAGGTGGCGTTGTACTTGGCCGTAAACGTGAGGTAGTCGAGCGCGGGTATCTTACTGAACGGAGCGGTGTACGAAGCGTTGAAGGTCTGGTTGTAATTCCAGGGGGTACCCAGATTCTTGATGCTGGACATCACGGTATCCTTCCACGCCCGATACTCGTCGGGGAAGAGCTCTTTATTGACAGCCCCCACGGGCTCCTCGATATGGGCATTGGTCATCGTTTGGAGCGAGAAGTTCAACGACTTGGTGAGGTTCCACGAGAGCGAGAACTGACGGTCCCACAGGAAACTCTTGCTCACACTCACGGGCAGCGCCATACCACCCGACCCGCTCACGTCGCGTATCTGCTGCTCGTAGTAGTAACGCGACATGTTGGTATTGAAGGCGATGTTGCTGGGCAGATAGTTGAACTCCCACTCTTTCAAGAATTTGAGATGCTTCGACTTGCTCTTTATCCCCTTGAAGGGAATGAAGGGTTTGACAAAGGGAGTATAGGAGTAGGTGAAGCTGCCCCGATAGTCGTAGGTGTTTTCATATTCGGTCGTGGGGTCCTGGTTGGACTGCCGGTTGTAGGAGTAGCTCAGCGAGAAGTTGGCCGGGTCGTAGGGCATGGGATTCTTGCTGCGTACATCGAACATCACCCCCGAGAGACTGAGGCTCTCGACGGTAGACCGCTCAACCGAGGACTGGTTTATCGAGTCGCGCTCGGCTTTGCTGCCCGCATTCTCCAAGGCATCTTTGAGCAGAATATCCTGGTCGAGCGGGTTGTACTTGGGCGAGGTGCGCTGCTCGGTGAGCGAGTAGAACAACGGGGCTTTGAGTTTGATCTTCTCGGGCAGGAAACGACCCAATTCGACCATCGTGGCGATATTGTACTGGTAGTAGTCGTCGAGCCGGCGCTCGGTCAGACTCTGGTCGATACCACCGAAACCCACGGTCTCGACATGGCCGGCCACATTGAGCGTGGCAATGTCGGAGAGGCCCAGATTCAGATTGGCCTTGGCGGCCCAACCACCCGACTGGTCAAAGTCGGTGAGCCGCATCTCGTTCACCCAAATCGTGATGGACTTGGTGGCATTGGAGTTGTTGCGCACCCCAATCATCATCGTGCGTACATCGCTCAACGAGGGATTACCCACAATGGTTACCTTGTTCTGGGTCTTCTCGGGGTCATAGATGGAGTAGCGGGTCTGATAGGTCACACCCGAATTGTCCTGCCGCTTCTTGGCATTGCGCTCCAACTTCAAGTCGGTGAAGACCGACAGCGGGAAATCGAACATGTTGGACGAAGGCCACACAGCCTCCTGGTCCTGTGTATTGTAGGTGTTGTAATTGCCCGGCTCGGTCAGCGAAAGGGGTATCTCGTACTCATAGTAATTGGATTTGCTGTCGGAGCCCAACCGCAGGAATACCGACACGTCGCCATCGCGCAGGTTGGTGACATCGTCGATGAGCTTCTCGGCATGGACAAACATCTGCAACCGCTTGTAGGTGCGCATGTCCATACCGCTGTTTTTATAGACGGCACGTCCCTCACCGGTGGGTAGGTCGGTCACCTTCAACGACATGGCCTGCTCATTGAGCTGGGTAATCTGCGATTGTCCCGGGTCGATGATACGGGTTACTCCCGGCGGCAATACATAGTTCACAGGTTCCTGACCGGCATTCTCCTCGATATTGACTACCGAGACGTCTAGATTGCCCTGCGCCGGTGTATTGGTGGACTTATCTACCGCATAGTCGTAGGTGCGCCACTCACCCCGCACCAGTTCGAGGGTGGCAAATCGCAGATGGGTCTCGACCTCGAAGCCGGTCATGAACATGCGGATAAAGCGGATTGTCTTGAAATCCTGAATCGAACCAACCTTTTTTTGCGGTTGTGCCAGAGGCACCTTGAACTGGTACCACACGGCACGCCCCTCCTGCCCGTTGCGCAGGGGGACGGTGGTCTCGCGCTTGTCGGTGATGTAGTTCTTGCCCACTACCAGACTGTCGGGGCAGAGCGATATGCGGTATTGGTAATAGCGTTCATACTCGTTGAGGGTGTTGTCCTGGTTGATGTCCTCAACATCGGGTACACTCTTGGCCGACTGGTAGTAGGAGTCGTCGACCTCCTCGGTCGAACGCGAGTTGCCCTCGGTGCCGTTGTAGTGTTTGTACCGGTCGAGAATCGAGGTCTCAGCATCGTCATAGTCGTGCCCGCGATAGAAATGATAGTTGTCGCTCGCCGGGTCGTTGAAGGGCGAGAACTGGTCTTGCCGCATGGCCTCGACCACGGCCGGCGACAGTTTCGTCTCCAACTTGGCCAGGAAATCCTTGTACGACGAGAATCCATACTCCTCGTCGTTGGTCAATCCGTCAAGGCCCACATCTTGCAGTCCCCGCGCACCACTGGTGTTGTCGAAGGCATAGGTGAGCGACTGCCGCTTGGAGACCTTGCCCCACGCCGTAGTAGCTATCTGTGTCGTATCGCCGTCGATGGGCAGACCGTTCTCGAACGATTTCATACCGTCTTTGAGAATATCTTCCGACACCTCGCCCAGGTTGAAGTAGAGGTCACCTCCCTTGTGGTTGGTCTGGTTTTCGTCGAGGAAGGGGTCCATGAGCCAGAACTGGATATACTCGATGTTGGACGACTCGAAGTCGGTGTAGTCCATCTTGCGCATGATACCACCCCACCGTTTCTCGGGATTGAGCAACCGCCCCTCCTCGTCGATATTGTCGGCATCGAGGTTATAGGGGCCACGCTCCTGCGGATAGAACGAAAGATTGAGCGTCTGCTGCGTGGTCGACTCACCGTAGTTAATCTCCTTGTTGGGGAAGATTTCGCGCACGCTCACCTCGCGCACATAGGGGTTGGAAAGTTGGTCCAGATCGTTTTTCAGGTGGGCGGGTATGAGGTTGGAGTTCTTCTGCGTGAACATGCGGTCGATGTAGTACCACGACATCAGAGCCCGGTTCTGCCCATAGCGCACGTCGTTGGAGTAGCGGGCCTCGGGGAAGAGGGCGTCGGAAGAGGGGTCGTAGGGTGTGGAAGCCAGCGTCCACGAGTAGGGCGATTTGAGGTCGAGGCCCGTTTGGGTCGACTCAAAGTCGTCGATATAGGAGGTTCCCTGCGAACTGCCGGTCTTGGACTGGTGCGGCACCAGTTGGGCAAACTCGGCCGTCAGGGCCAGCGTCGAGGGGGCCGTGGCGTTGACGGTGGGAATCTTGTTGAGCCAGTTGGTGAGCCACAAGAAACTGGTGTTGTACGACAGGTTCACCCCCCACAGGGTGTTGTTGAGCACCTCGTCGCCCATGCTCACCTTCTCGGTAAGCGGTTTTTCAGAGAGGTGCATGATGGTGGCTCCTATATTGAAATCCTTGGTGAAGGCGTAGTTGAGGTCGAGACCCAACATGGTCTTGCGCTGCATGTTGAACATCGACTGGTTCTCGAGCGACACGCTGATGGGGGTTCCCGACTCGATAATGCTCTGGTTCAAGATGGTGACGACACCCATGGCGTAGTCGACAATGTAGTCGGAGTTCTCGACCAGTGTCATACCGCCGGCCGTGACCACCACCGAACCGCGGGGCACGTTCATGGCGTTCAGGCTGATTTCGGCGCCCGACGAGGCCTTGTACTCACCGGTCATGATAAACTTGTTCTTCTCGGAGACCTGCTGGGCGATGGTGAGTGTCGAATCGTAAAGCTCCTGGTAGACATATTTCTCGGCGATGGCGGCATTGCCTATCTGATCGGCCAGGTGACTGCCGAAGGGCTCGATGACGGGGAAGATGATGCGGCCGTTCGACGACTGAATGGTGTACCCCTCGATGTAGTCGAAAATACCGTCGGAATACTCGGTCTGGTTGGCGTCCAGTCGGTCGAGGTTCATCACCTGCAAGAGGGTCTTGTTGGCGATATTCCCCTCGGGAATGTTGTTGACGGCCACGCCGGTGGAGTCGCTCTGATACTTGATGTAGAGGCGGAACTTGTCTTGCTGCACCTGATAGGCCCCGAGCGAATAGACGTTTTTCATCATCAGGTCCCAGATGGGGAGCGAAGTGGTTACGGTCGAGCCCTTCAACATTTTCAGAAAGAGGCACTGGTCGGTATCGGTCACATCGCCCGAGAACTCGCCCACCTGATAGACCTGCCCGTTGTAGGTATATTCATAAGCCACGGCCAGCATCTCGTCGGCATTCAGCTTGCTCTTCAACGAGATGTAGCCCAGCTGTTCGTTCAGGGTGTACTCCGACGAGGAGAGCTTGCGGGCACTCTCAATCTTCACATAGTCCTGACCGCCGTCGATGCCAAAGGCCGAGAGGGGTTCCAGCGCCTGAGTCACCAGGTTGATGTTGCGGGCATCGGGATAACCGTCCTTAATCTCGGCATAGAGAGTATTGGCGTTATTCATGGGGTTGGGCTGTGTCGTGGTCGAAATCCAGTGCGAATTGCCGATGTGGGTATTTTCGGCCAAATCCATGAATCCCACGATGTTACGAGCCTCTTCGTAATTACCCTGCTTGTTGGTAATCCACACCTCGATGCGGTTGATGCTCACCCCCGACGATACATAGGGTAGTTTGGAGGCAAACTTGTCGTAGTTGTCCCGGAAGAAATGAGCCAGGAAAAAGTGGCGGTTCTCGTCGTAGGCATCGGCCCGAATCTCGAAAGGTGTGGTTTGGGCTCCACCGCTGGCATTGACGGTCTTCGACTCGGACTGCTGTTGCGAGATGAGGGCCGTAGCGGTGAGCTTGCCGAACTGCATGGTGGTCTTGATACCAAACAGGGCCGTGCTGCCTCGTATGAGCGACGACCCGGTAGTCATGCTCACGTTACCGGCCTCGATGTTCTTGATGATTTCGTCCTCCTTGCCCTCGTATTGCAGTTTGAGGTTCTTGGAGTCGAAGTCGAAAGTGGCATCGGTATTGTAGTTCATGTTGAACGACATCTTGTCGCCCACCTTGGCCGTGACCGAGGCCTGTATCTTTTCGTCAAAGTCGAAATAGGTTTTCTTGCGGGAGCTCATCGGCAGGGCCGGGTTGTCGAGCTTGTTGTATTTCAACCCCATGTTCAGCTCGATGGAGCCCTGGGTAGTGAGTTGCACACCACCGGGACCAAAGACCTTTTCGAGGGGCCCGAGCGAGAAGTTCATATCGAGGAAGTTGAACTCCGACTTGTTTTTCTCGGCAAAATCCTTGGCATTGCGCTCCCGGTAATACTGCTGCATCGTCTTGCGCAGCGTATAGTCGTTGTACTCTTCGGCCGAGAGCATGAAGGGCGTAGCCACATCGACACCGGCCACCCGGGTATGAATCACGTAACAGTTGGTCTCGGGGTCATACTCCACCTCGGTTTTGAGGTTCGAGGGGTTCTTCAAGTCGACCGGAGCCTTCTGCTCGATTTCGTCATACGACTCGGGCACCGTTTTGGCTACCGGGAAACGCATGGGAATGGAGTCGGTCGCCGGCTGGGCAGGCTCACCGGCTTGCGGGGCCGGACGATTGGACGGAGCGTTCTGCGGATCGGGTGCCTGCATAGCAGCAAAAGCGGAATAGAAACCTAATCCGCTCACTACCAATGCCACTATCGTTCCAATCC
It contains:
- the sov gene encoding T9SS outer membrane translocon Sov/SprA, producing MRRRIRIGTIVALVVSGLGFYSAFAAMQAPDPQNAPSNRPAPQAGEPAQPATDSIPMRFPVAKTVPESYDEIEQKAPVDLKNPSNLKTEVEYDPETNCYVIHTRVAGVDVATPFMLSAEEYNDYTLRKTMQQYYRERNAKDFAEKNKSEFNFLDMNFSLGPLEKVFGPGGVQLTTQGSIELNMGLKYNKLDNPALPMSSRKKTYFDFDEKIQASVTAKVGDKMSFNMNYNTDATFDFDSKNLKLQYEGKEDEIIKNIEAGNVSMTTGSSLIRGSTALFGIKTTMQFGKLTATALISQQQSESKTVNASGGAQTTPFEIRADAYDENRHFFLAHFFRDNYDKFASKLPYVSSGVSINRIEVWITNKQGNYEEARNIVGFMDLAENTHIGNSHWISTTTQPNPMNNANTLYAEIKDGYPDARNINLVTQALEPLSAFGIDGGQDYVKIESARKLSSSEYTLNEQLGYISLKSKLNADEMLAVAYEYTYNGQVYQVGEFSGDVTDTDQCLFLKMLKGSTVTTSLPIWDLMMKNVYSLGAYQVQQDKFRLYIKYQSDSTGVAVNNIPEGNIANKTLLQVMNLDRLDANQTEYSDGIFDYIEGYTIQSSNGRIIFPVIEPFGSHLADQIGNAAIAEKYVYQELYDSTLTIAQQVSEKNKFIMTGEYKASSGAEISLNAMNVPRGSVVVTAGGMTLVENSDYIVDYAMGVVTILNQSIIESGTPISVSLENQSMFNMQRKTMLGLDLNYAFTKDFNIGATIMHLSEKPLTEKVSMGDEVLNNTLWGVNLSYNTSFLWLTNWLNKIPTVNATAPSTLALTAEFAQLVPHQSKTGSSQGTSYIDDFESTQTGLDLKSPYSWTLASTPYDPSSDALFPEARYSNDVRYGQNRALMSWYYIDRMFTQKNSNLIPAHLKNDLDQLSNPYVREVSVREIFPNKEINYGESTTQQTLNLSFYPQERGPYNLDADNIDEEGRLLNPEKRWGGIMRKMDYTDFESSNIEYIQFWLMDPFLDENQTNHKGGDLYFNLGEVSEDILKDGMKSFENGLPIDGDTTQIATTAWGKVSKRQSLTYAFDNTSGARGLQDVGLDGLTNDEEYGFSSYKDFLAKLETKLSPAVVEAMRQDQFSPFNDPASDNYHFYRGHDYDDAETSILDRYKHYNGTEGNSRSTEEVDDSYYQSAKSVPDVEDINQDNTLNEYERYYQYRISLCPDSLVVGKNYITDKRETTVPLRNGQEGRAVWYQFKVPLAQPQKKVGSIQDFKTIRFIRMFMTGFEVETHLRFATLELVRGEWRTYDYAVDKSTNTPAQGNLDVSVVNIEENAGQEPVNYVLPPGVTRIIDPGQSQITQLNEQAMSLKVTDLPTGEGRAVYKNSGMDMRTYKRLQMFVHAEKLIDDVTNLRDGDVSVFLRLGSDSKSNYYEYEIPLSLTEPGNYNTYNTQDQEAVWPSSNMFDFPLSVFTDLKLERNAKKRQDNSGVTYQTRYSIYDPEKTQNKVTIVGNPSLSDVRTMMIGVRNNSNATKSITIWVNEMRLTDFDQSGGWAAKANLNLGLSDIATLNVAGHVETVGFGGIDQSLTERRLDDYYQYNIATMVELGRFLPEKIKLKAPLFYSLTEQRTSPKYNPLDQDILLKDALENAGSKAERDSINQSSVERSTVESLSLSGVMFDVRSKNPMPYDPANFSLSYSYNRQSNQDPTTEYENTYDYRGSFTYSYTPFVKPFIPFKGIKSKSKHLKFLKEWEFNYLPSNIAFNTNMSRYYYEQQIRDVSGSGGMALPVSVSKSFLWDRQFSLSWNLTKSLNFSLQTMTNAHIEEPVGAVNKELFPDEYRAWKDTVMSSIKNLGTPWNYNQTFNASYTAPFSKIPALDYLTFTAKYNATYTWDRGAQISSDIELGNTVNNQGQMSLDGRFNFEQLYNKSKYLQKINRRFSSSNRSMTTKKKERKFERTIMLREDTTVTLRHNLNNKKVKVVARNDAGKRVVVRTKVIDANSVMILDRGTQRLNIVITPGKEKPNFWKEAAEYSLRGLMMVRNASVRYRKTNTTSLPLFSPNIGDIFGQSTSYGPMSPGLDFAFGFTDESYVYRAKERGWLLCDSTQISPAVIGRTEEFNIEVALEPIRGLKINLTGNRTDTRSSQMQFMYADMPTTRGGSYTKTHIALKTAFRSSSSKDGYASKAFNEFLKNREIIAARLEAQYASLGNYPNKGFISSTSLAGTPYNSANGGVNRSSADVMIPAFLAAYSGIDANKVGLSPFPSLAAILPNWRITYDGLMQIPLIKKHFKAFTLSHTYQCTYSVGSFSSYLNWVSSDGDFGFIRDELSGNPIPSSPYDISSVMITEKFAPLIGLSVTLKNNITGNIRYNDSRTLTLNSAAGQIVEATTTDFTIGAGYKIANFNTILKLRGSQTGVSNDLTINADFSFRKNQALIRRIEQNFTQATSGTRSTMIELTANYVLSKRITVGAYFDHQINTPLVSSSSYPITNSNYGISIRLSLVK